Proteins encoded together in one Halalkaliarchaeum sp. AArc-CO window:
- a CDS encoding glycosyltransferase family 4 protein yields MSQSPHVCFVSDTIHTYFGSGVEQGVGGAERQQYLIAQRLRDESVPVSIVTLDYDEKPSPETIDDIEVWKEIPDKRGVLNAPLKTTSLLRALRAVDADVYYVRGNDFLCIVTALYCRLSDAKFVYAVANDSNVEPEHLRNKNPALAKSYLSAVRSADHVTVLTPHQREVLDREHGIDSTVVPCGYDLPPDEEVLDHDEREYVLWVGRLDRDQKRPERFLNLAESLPEVPFVMIGPPDNDDRDNSYFEQITSRAETIDNLEFIEFVPPNEIHEYFRKASIFVNTSAYEGFGNTFLEAWRYATPVVTVEYTLHGEITDREVGIQADSVEDLPDVVEDLYRDVRKRRTLGQNGRELVREQYSMKSVTDQYREIFSDL; encoded by the coding sequence ATGAGCCAGTCTCCCCACGTCTGCTTCGTCTCGGACACCATTCACACGTATTTTGGATCGGGTGTCGAGCAGGGCGTCGGTGGTGCGGAACGGCAGCAGTACCTGATCGCACAGAGACTCCGGGACGAGAGCGTTCCCGTCTCGATCGTTACTCTCGACTACGACGAAAAACCGTCCCCAGAAACCATCGACGACATCGAGGTCTGGAAAGAGATCCCGGACAAACGCGGCGTTCTGAACGCTCCCCTGAAGACGACCTCGTTGCTTCGAGCCCTCCGAGCCGTCGACGCAGACGTCTATTACGTCCGGGGGAACGACTTCCTCTGCATCGTGACGGCTCTCTACTGCCGCCTTTCGGATGCGAAATTCGTCTACGCCGTCGCGAACGATTCCAACGTCGAACCGGAGCACCTCCGGAACAAAAACCCGGCTCTCGCGAAGTCGTATTTGTCTGCCGTCCGGAGCGCCGACCACGTCACGGTCCTCACTCCCCACCAGCGAGAGGTTCTCGATCGAGAACACGGGATCGATTCCACCGTCGTACCCTGTGGGTACGACCTCCCACCCGACGAGGAGGTTCTCGATCACGACGAACGCGAGTACGTCCTGTGGGTCGGTCGCCTCGACCGCGATCAAAAACGCCCGGAGCGATTTTTAAATCTCGCCGAATCGCTTCCGGAGGTACCGTTCGTCATGATCGGCCCGCCCGACAACGACGACCGGGACAATTCCTATTTCGAACAAATAACGAGCCGAGCAGAGACGATCGACAACCTCGAATTCATCGAATTCGTTCCTCCGAACGAGATTCACGAATACTTCAGAAAGGCGAGTATCTTCGTGAACACGTCGGCGTACGAAGGCTTCGGCAACACCTTTCTCGAGGCGTGGCGATACGCGACACCCGTCGTCACCGTCGAGTACACGCTACATGGGGAGATCACCGATCGGGAGGTCGGGATACAGGCGGATTCGGTGGAAGACCTTCCTGACGTCGTCGAGGATCTCTATCGGGACGTTCGAAAACGTCGCACGCTGGGCCAGAACGGTCGAGAACTCGTTCGGGAACAGTATTCGATGAAATCCGTGACTGACCAGTACCGGGAGATCTTCTCGGACTTATAA
- a CDS encoding ISH6 family transposase, whose product MHATIDVRLTVSIDDDKTIPLATLAEFITDRNVESALLESLVESLDAARVEALCGEKHATGNGDNRFQRAGTDTRTAVTTAGEHEFSLHYVQDTAADHDESSYFRPVEDMIAFDGQNRYQQDIAAKGVDLATSLSYRDTADHGDGIFERMPSPTTINRRAREYGGKLKQFLPDCVADTDADAVIPDGTKCHSQDDDRSYHSVQATLGEDTADESRSLLDLSVNADWDETAAELDDKDAVTDDATVVSDAEEGIVTAFTDEHTDHQLDLVHVGRTLDYNLWDDGVFSMDQRNEIVSEVIDEVFHLKNSVAKHRPDEEFAAIRSRIARTTDRIEKTAWQLDQYGSEKATGYLRRWLQSIVTFAEAAIEGFEVPWTSNPVERLMGEVSKRCKNQGMRWTAEGLEAVLQLRLVKYADPPHYQSFLDKLLQRSTKTAMSCDLSIESTGGKL is encoded by the coding sequence ATGCACGCCACAATCGACGTGCGGTTGACCGTTAGCATCGACGACGACAAAACGATACCGCTGGCCACGCTCGCCGAGTTCATCACCGATCGGAATGTCGAATCGGCTCTCCTCGAATCACTGGTCGAGAGCCTCGACGCCGCCCGCGTCGAGGCGCTCTGTGGGGAGAAACACGCCACTGGCAACGGTGATAATCGCTTCCAACGTGCTGGCACCGATACCCGTACAGCCGTCACAACCGCTGGTGAGCACGAGTTCTCTCTTCACTACGTCCAAGACACCGCTGCAGACCACGATGAATCCAGCTACTTCCGGCCCGTCGAAGACATGATCGCCTTCGACGGGCAAAACCGCTATCAACAAGATATCGCCGCCAAAGGTGTCGATCTCGCTACGTCGCTCAGCTATCGTGATACTGCTGATCACGGCGACGGCATCTTCGAACGGATGCCGTCGCCGACCACCATCAACCGCCGTGCAAGAGAATACGGCGGCAAGCTCAAGCAGTTTCTTCCAGACTGTGTCGCTGACACAGACGCTGACGCTGTCATTCCTGACGGCACGAAGTGTCACAGCCAAGACGACGACCGCTCATATCATTCTGTCCAAGCCACGCTCGGCGAAGACACCGCCGACGAGTCACGCTCTCTGCTGGATCTCTCAGTTAACGCTGATTGGGACGAGACAGCCGCTGAACTCGATGACAAGGATGCAGTCACTGACGACGCGACGGTCGTCAGTGACGCCGAAGAGGGCATCGTCACGGCCTTTACCGATGAACACACCGATCACCAACTTGATCTTGTCCACGTCGGCCGGACGCTTGATTACAATCTCTGGGACGACGGCGTGTTCTCTATGGATCAGCGTAACGAAATTGTCTCGGAAGTGATCGACGAGGTGTTCCATCTGAAGAACTCCGTCGCCAAGCACCGTCCAGACGAAGAGTTCGCGGCGATCCGCTCGCGGATCGCGCGCACGACTGATCGCATCGAGAAAACAGCGTGGCAACTAGACCAGTACGGATCAGAGAAGGCCACGGGGTATCTTCGGCGGTGGCTGCAGTCGATTGTAACATTTGCAGAGGCAGCCATCGAGGGGTTCGAGGTGCCATGGACCTCGAACCCCGTCGAACGACTGATGGGTGAAGTCAGCAAGCGCTGTAAGAACCAAGGGATGCGCTGGACAGCAGAGGGATTGGAGGCGGTACTCCAGCTTCGACTCGTGAAGTACGCTGATCCACCGCACTATCAGTCGTTTCTCGACAAACTGCTCCAGCGATCAACCAAAACAGCAATGAGCTGTGACCTCTCAATTGAGAGCACCGGAGGCAAACTCTAG
- a CDS encoding sulfatase-like hydrolase/transferase — MNDVFLITVDALRRDHFNKTYFSECWNSGFNDFVHFQNCYSNGVATPLSFPSIHTGYPVEAKGELKTDVPTIAELYDDYTFAITNNPHLRPDRGYDRGFDSFTRKPGGSSSLSIYKQIKQVAGKSDILTKVHNLFWETVRDSMSTQPDLSPSSSRTAENILGQLESSIQSQPGFFWVHLMEPHHPYYPQKVTDRDIVTQYDSEQIKHINNKIRGPAIRSMGLDKTGKDLPSPTEEEIEFCREMYGEIVKYIDRNIAKFFKEIQQSGRWEQSMIILLADHGEAFGENGVFQHDWSANPIDSLIEVPLAVKYPNNKYAGENHTHAVQTGDLLATLSGVFDWNVNLPRHTRPFIESGYRPIISKSNNALRVTTDNGYAIQRDDSIVETNGEIADEALTVLRSASLPSVESMSGDIPGLTGREQDELEDRLKHLGYK; from the coding sequence ATGAATGATGTCTTTTTAATCACTGTTGATGCCCTGCGCCGAGATCACTTCAACAAAACGTATTTTTCCGAGTGTTGGAACAGTGGATTCAATGACTTTGTACATTTTCAAAATTGTTATTCAAATGGTGTCGCAACACCCCTATCATTTCCCAGCATACACACAGGATACCCGGTTGAAGCTAAAGGAGAATTAAAAACTGATGTGCCAACAATAGCTGAACTTTACGATGACTATACTTTTGCAATAACCAACAATCCACATCTTCGGCCGGATAGAGGATATGATCGTGGTTTTGATTCATTCACTCGGAAACCTGGGGGGTCCTCATCGCTATCTATCTACAAACAGATAAAACAGGTTGCAGGCAAATCTGATATTCTAACCAAAGTCCACAATCTCTTTTGGGAAACTGTTCGTGACTCTATGAGTACTCAGCCAGATTTATCACCATCATCTAGTAGAACTGCTGAGAATATATTGGGACAGTTGGAAAGCTCAATTCAGTCACAACCTGGGTTTTTTTGGGTTCATCTTATGGAACCACATCATCCATATTATCCGCAAAAAGTCACGGATCGAGATATAGTAACACAATATGATAGTGAACAAATCAAACATATAAATAATAAGATCCGGGGTCCTGCGATAAGAAGCATGGGGCTTGACAAAACAGGTAAGGATCTACCATCACCTACAGAAGAAGAGATTGAGTTCTGTCGGGAAATGTATGGTGAGATTGTTAAATATATAGACAGAAATATTGCGAAATTTTTCAAAGAAATTCAGCAGAGTGGTCGATGGGAACAGAGTATGATAATACTCCTCGCTGACCATGGGGAAGCCTTTGGAGAAAATGGTGTTTTTCAACATGACTGGTCTGCGAATCCGATTGACTCACTTATTGAGGTTCCTTTAGCAGTGAAATATCCGAACAACAAATACGCCGGAGAAAATCATACACACGCAGTACAAACGGGTGATTTGTTGGCTACGTTATCTGGGGTGTTTGACTGGAACGTGAACTTACCACGCCACACTCGCCCGTTTATAGAATCGGGATACCGGCCCATTATTTCGAAATCAAATAATGCGCTCAGAGTAACTACAGATAATGGGTATGCTATCCAACGGGATGATTCGATTGTTGAAACTAATGGTGAGATCGCTGATGAGGCCCTGACCGTTCTTCGATCCGCTTCCCTGCCTTCCGTTGAATCTATGTCTGGTGATATTCCGGGGTTAACTGGTAGAGAGCAGGATGAATTGGAAGATCGTCTTAAGCATCTCGGTTATAAATAG
- a CDS encoding asparagine synthase-related protein — protein sequence MAGLCGVVGAQRGAITDLANAINTFGDQRESLFRDDLLELGYVDHAVAFDEQPATTKNVSIWCWGDILGHEHRGKYTPRSGNLSDAEYCASLYETYGLNFVAGLNSEFSGVIYDHESETVSLFTDRLGSRPVYYTRTPDGSLVFSSLLQSLAAHPEVGLEANPEFLAEFLAFSHVSGVETPAKGVEEIPPGSILTFDTEGKIVDSWRYWWPVPTERKSSYSEFVDEFSEVFVDAVRDRSDQKRYQGILLSGGSDSRLLLASIEDDVTAFHMNEQLDGNKEAQTAQQVANKLSQSFKFLERTEDYYPGVFSMVGEITNFNGLPRHAHPTGFTDKISNQVEQLYCAQYSDTILSGTYVPKESISYPLLNHLYPSSSPRKIRSPEAYFDAISSGEVGDYNCPLPYLTDELNPRETLLERVEEKESSIQNSGVKYQSWNAMIEFGMIHPITNVKTFIFYETLNQMLPTKYPFLDNRIVDLALQMPSSYRYKRDIVETSLSELNPELASIPHPGHGLPLHYPYYIKHYVGKAAALRNKVERAVASSETEDSIGGGGGSWPNHETLVRQHSFVRDILEKNEDRIRASPYLDYDAAQDCYTAHLNGENYTQQLYALITVLESSIDLNSA from the coding sequence ATGGCAGGACTCTGCGGGGTTGTAGGTGCCCAGAGAGGGGCTATTACTGACCTTGCTAATGCGATCAACACTTTTGGTGATCAACGAGAGTCACTTTTTCGTGATGATCTCTTGGAGCTCGGGTATGTCGATCATGCAGTCGCATTTGATGAGCAACCAGCAACCACAAAAAACGTCTCAATTTGGTGCTGGGGTGATATTCTGGGACACGAACACCGTGGTAAGTATACCCCCAGATCAGGCAATCTAAGCGATGCAGAATACTGTGCATCCCTTTACGAGACCTATGGGTTGAATTTCGTTGCAGGATTGAATAGTGAATTTTCGGGAGTTATCTATGATCACGAATCCGAAACTGTCTCCTTGTTCACAGACCGGTTAGGATCTCGGCCAGTATACTATACGCGTACTCCAGATGGATCTCTCGTCTTTTCGTCGCTATTGCAGTCACTTGCTGCTCACCCAGAAGTGGGACTAGAAGCAAACCCAGAGTTTCTCGCGGAGTTTCTTGCATTTAGTCATGTGTCCGGTGTGGAGACACCTGCCAAGGGAGTTGAAGAGATCCCGCCTGGTTCAATATTGACGTTTGACACAGAAGGGAAAATCGTTGATAGCTGGCGATATTGGTGGCCGGTTCCAACTGAGAGAAAGAGTTCATATTCAGAATTTGTTGACGAGTTTAGTGAGGTATTCGTTGACGCAGTACGTGACCGTTCCGACCAAAAACGATACCAGGGAATATTATTGAGTGGGGGATCAGATTCCAGACTCCTTCTAGCATCAATAGAAGATGATGTGACTGCGTTCCATATGAATGAGCAGTTGGATGGCAATAAAGAGGCGCAGACAGCACAGCAAGTAGCTAACAAACTGTCTCAAAGTTTCAAATTTCTAGAGCGAACAGAAGATTATTATCCAGGTGTATTCAGTATGGTAGGAGAGATCACGAACTTCAATGGACTCCCTCGTCATGCTCATCCTACTGGTTTTACTGACAAAATATCCAATCAGGTTGAACAATTGTATTGCGCTCAATATAGCGATACGATTTTGAGTGGAACATATGTTCCGAAAGAATCCATTTCATACCCGTTGTTGAACCATCTGTACCCGTCATCGTCCCCCCGAAAAATCCGTTCTCCTGAAGCATATTTTGATGCAATAAGTAGTGGCGAAGTTGGAGATTACAATTGTCCTCTGCCCTACCTAACAGATGAGTTAAACCCAAGAGAGACACTGTTGGAACGAGTTGAAGAGAAAGAAAGCTCGATCCAAAATAGCGGTGTGAAGTATCAATCATGGAATGCAATGATCGAGTTCGGCATGATTCATCCCATCACCAATGTGAAAACTTTCATCTTTTATGAAACCCTCAATCAAATGCTTCCTACAAAGTATCCATTCTTAGACAATCGTATTGTGGACCTTGCGCTACAGATGCCATCCTCGTATCGGTACAAAAGGGATATTGTTGAAACGTCGTTGTCTGAACTTAACCCCGAGCTTGCTTCGATTCCTCACCCGGGTCACGGTCTGCCTCTGCATTACCCATATTATATAAAACACTATGTGGGGAAGGCAGCCGCACTTCGGAATAAGGTTGAACGAGCGGTCGCTTCGAGCGAGACTGAGGATTCAATAGGTGGTGGCGGTGGATCGTGGCCTAATCACGAAACATTGGTCCGTCAGCATTCGTTTGTTAGGGATATACTGGAGAAAAATGAGGACCGGATTCGTGCTTCTCCGTATTTAGACTACGATGCTGCCCAAGACTGTTATACTGCTCACCTTAACGGTGAAAACTACACACAGCAGTTGTATGCCCTGATCACAGTCTTAGAGTCCTCGATAGATTTAAACAGCGCGTGA
- a CDS encoding flippase: MDLARSTLKITAAKVGSLVLTFVGTAFFAQELGATLLGIFFLFQAVLGISALPANLGTRIAVEKRISEGGPADRILGTGIALKSALLVIITGAILLFQFHLNQYIGAEVAGLLILAIFLQEFAGLMMNVLKGELRVGETATLRFAYSVVWVTLGVFLVTLDYGVIGLIYAVIAGKGLQLLWAKYKTSVGIGRPTMTQAHSLIDYAKYSIVPEIDSQVHSWMDVLIIGFFLTQADVGAYEVAWQVAGPVLLLTGAIGTTIFPQISSWSADDAIEPLERLLPKIIVPSVIFVFPAFFGGLLLSEEILGLIFGEEFTAAWLALIILLAGKLPRAIRQIAGKSLLGLDRPDLVTHAAIVDIIANLLLNLVLIWQFGIVGAALGTVLSMTLGTILRTYYLSQFVKIRIPYNELGWCLLSSVAMYVILYLAKSTVEINSIIHLFGFVFAGAALYGVFILLYQPLRVEVVEQTRAVIR; this comes from the coding sequence ATGGATCTTGCTCGATCTACGCTTAAAATCACCGCAGCAAAAGTTGGTAGCCTAGTACTGACGTTTGTGGGTACGGCGTTCTTTGCCCAGGAGCTCGGTGCAACATTACTCGGGATCTTCTTCCTGTTTCAGGCTGTTCTGGGTATTTCCGCGCTCCCCGCCAACCTGGGTACACGTATTGCTGTCGAAAAACGTATAAGCGAAGGTGGGCCTGCGGATCGGATTCTCGGGACTGGTATCGCCCTGAAATCAGCACTACTTGTGATTATAACTGGAGCGATTCTTCTTTTTCAGTTTCATCTGAACCAGTATATCGGGGCTGAAGTAGCCGGATTACTCATTCTCGCAATCTTCCTTCAGGAATTCGCTGGCTTGATGATGAATGTTCTCAAGGGAGAGTTGCGAGTAGGAGAGACAGCAACGCTTCGCTTTGCCTATTCCGTTGTCTGGGTTACTCTCGGTGTGTTCCTTGTGACACTTGATTACGGTGTGATCGGTTTGATTTATGCCGTGATCGCAGGGAAAGGGCTGCAGCTTCTCTGGGCGAAATATAAGACCTCTGTTGGGATTGGTCGCCCAACTATGACCCAGGCTCATTCCTTAATTGATTATGCTAAGTACAGCATCGTTCCCGAAATAGATAGCCAAGTCCACAGTTGGATGGACGTGTTGATCATCGGGTTCTTCCTCACCCAAGCGGATGTCGGAGCATACGAGGTTGCATGGCAGGTCGCCGGCCCCGTCTTGCTACTCACCGGGGCGATTGGGACAACGATCTTTCCGCAAATCAGTTCCTGGTCAGCAGATGATGCTATCGAACCACTCGAAAGGTTACTCCCGAAGATCATTGTACCATCGGTGATCTTTGTGTTTCCTGCGTTCTTTGGGGGCCTTTTATTGTCAGAAGAGATTCTCGGATTGATTTTCGGTGAAGAATTCACAGCGGCTTGGCTTGCGTTAATTATTCTTTTAGCAGGCAAGCTCCCCCGTGCTATCAGACAAATCGCTGGGAAGTCTCTACTTGGACTTGATCGTCCTGACCTAGTCACTCATGCCGCTATTGTAGATATTATCGCTAATCTTCTGCTTAACCTTGTACTCATCTGGCAATTCGGAATCGTGGGTGCAGCATTAGGAACAGTGTTATCAATGACTCTCGGTACCATCCTCCGGACCTATTATTTGTCACAGTTCGTCAAAATCAGAATACCGTATAACGAACTTGGATGGTGCTTACTATCCTCAGTCGCAATGTACGTCATATTGTACCTGGCGAAAAGTACGGTTGAAATCAATTCGATTATTCATTTATTCGGGTTCGTATTCGCAGGCGCAGCACTGTACGGAGTGTTCATTTTATTGTATCAACCCCTAAGGGTAGAAGTCGTTGAGCAGACCCGAGCAGTCATCCGGTGA
- a CDS encoding FkbM family methyltransferase: MTSAITRGISIYKEKGAITLLQRTLRKIHRDVYCKSMSVRGRYSFTLADHTITFSAPTPTVVKRNRSRFKSEKQELADFINEIKEGDVVYDVGANTGLYTLFAAKACPDGEVIAFEPYPPNLDLLKQDVARNQLQNVEIVDVALSDSVGNIEFSQPSEDDVGYGSSSIEADESEATIEVPTTTGDQLIADGEIPAPNVIKIDVEGSEPLVLEGLEKALSAPSCRTVYCEVHLPGLDLRPSVEDFGSSAEDIENRLREFGFTVERLHSSRGSEIFYKAKK; this comes from the coding sequence GTGACATCTGCCATCACTCGAGGTATATCCATTTATAAAGAGAAAGGTGCAATAACGCTGCTTCAGAGAACTCTCCGAAAAATACACCGAGATGTCTACTGCAAGTCAATGTCTGTCCGCGGCCGGTACTCCTTCACACTGGCTGATCATACTATTACATTTTCTGCTCCGACACCCACGGTGGTAAAGCGAAATCGAAGTCGTTTCAAATCTGAAAAACAGGAGCTTGCAGATTTCATTAACGAGATCAAAGAAGGGGACGTTGTATACGATGTTGGAGCGAATACGGGCCTGTACACGCTTTTTGCAGCGAAAGCCTGTCCAGATGGAGAAGTGATCGCATTCGAGCCGTATCCCCCGAACCTCGACCTGTTGAAACAAGATGTCGCTCGAAATCAGCTACAGAATGTGGAGATCGTCGATGTTGCGCTGTCGGATTCCGTTGGGAATATCGAATTCAGCCAGCCAAGTGAAGACGATGTGGGTTATGGGTCATCGTCGATAGAAGCAGACGAGTCAGAAGCCACAATTGAAGTCCCAACAACGACCGGGGATCAGCTTATTGCTGATGGTGAAATACCTGCACCGAATGTGATTAAGATAGACGTGGAAGGATCAGAGCCACTTGTTCTTGAGGGGTTAGAAAAGGCACTCTCCGCCCCCAGTTGCCGAACGGTATACTGTGAGGTTCATCTACCGGGACTGGATCTCCGGCCTTCTGTTGAAGATTTTGGAAGTTCAGCAGAAGACATAGAGAACCGATTGAGAGAGTTCGGTTTTACAGTTGAACGACTCCACAGCAGTAGGGGGAGTGAGATCTTCTATAAAGCTAAGAAATGA